From the Cydia pomonella isolate Wapato2018A chromosome 11, ilCydPomo1, whole genome shotgun sequence genome, one window contains:
- the LOC133522692 gene encoding uncharacterized protein LOC133522692, which produces MATAEQLMTVLQDTAGLLQKTQVNLKKCSKARLTRGYVEARLSCIQGYWATFKQTHQELIKVMPREQRAVTQYFINEEYFIYEDLYLNIEGDLKDLLNSNTKQINLNTNNSDNQVGKLRRIQLPSFTGGYEQWPTFKDLFLSIVHNNASLSNVQKLHYLKTSVSGEAEAILKHVQITESNYTQAWDILQKRYGNKRLIVNSILKRLFMQKRLNTQSATNLKSLLDTTTECLNSLHNLNMATDSWDPLIIFLVVQKLDPESHKDWEEYAHKDDSEELPKWTDFVKFLEAKFRTLELITASLSTPRERNIVKERTFHATESHTEKSCVMCKGNHTLSHCKEFAKMLPNERCEYVKNNRLCYNCLVPGHAVFKCRLPMSCRICRKRHHSLVHVSKSPETADQDNNTQPTLSKDNETEPGIQATVAIASHHTARHSDGLLATAIVNVKSEQGHTIALRALIDPCSQASFISEKAAQLLKLKRESTRASITGLGPIKANANQVVQLQVSSQYQTSYSIQLRAYVISKQLTTEMPVKTMNTSNWSHIQNLHLADPKYNTPGPVDLLLGVKVYAQIIQEDTPIIKGPPGTPCAQKTYLGWILFGDNGETDTSIQEKSFITMHHQVDVDDLLKTIWEVEPDTKRTLTEEEQTCERIYKNTYKRNEEGRYIVKLPLKTEVPRACEGNTREIAQNRLIQLERRFLKMPKLKEEYVKVIDDYIEQKHMEKVPTDERHTKKSVYLAHHAIIREEKETTKTRVVYDASCKGTNGFSLNDDLLVGPVLQEDLRSLIMRWRMHAVCFVSDIHKMYRMILTTKEDSDYQRILWRSSSDKEIEDYRLLTVTFGTASAPYLAVKTLQQLAIDEGDEFPVAAKMITEDFYVDDLMSGCDTIEQAIEASKQLQEVMQKGGFQLKKWSSNSVEFMRSLKPEDRSVNAHIDLNMDGTIKALGVQWNMGTDQFEYNLNLPEVTNHISKRTILSDIQKLFDPLGWISPCVLMAKILIQKLWLAKVNWDEELSQPLKDEWLRLRVDLRQVNEVRIDRWLDTLSTEGANIQIHGFSDASISAYGAAVYIRVEKADGTVKTRLIASRTRVSPVKPVSLPKLELCGAVVLAKLLRQVRCAMRMPASQIFAWTDSSIVISWIFGEPQRWKTFVANRVVEITNNVSQNQWHHVTSEDNPADIASRGMYLSELKVSKIWWEGPEWLSRKEIEYRRPNVISTDIERKNVIQANLNVYGSEKERKLTEQFKDFDNLQELIKTVTYCRKFLNVKKLQIDNLKLTTHDLDHTLQICLRLVQKEEFGEEIDRLTTNKQVHKRSTIKSLNPYLEEGLLRVGGRLRLANINNEEKHPLILGNRNHLTPLIIADAHLKTMHGGITLTMSYLRSKFWIIKSKNLVKAHVNKCLVCVRQNAAPKAQLMGDLPRERVTPARPFLHSGVDFAGPFTTLMSKGRGAKTTKTYVAIFICLSVKCIHLELVSDLTSEAFIAAFKRFVARRGRCNHLWSDQGRNFVGANKELINAWKEAQLDFTGEISDSLAKDGTQWHFIPAYSPNFGGLWEAGVKSLKHHLKRIVTSHLTFEQFVTVLCEIEACLNSRPLCPIDNDDTDSIEPLTPGHFLIGEAPINVPSPDLKDVRMSSLSRWQHTQKLVRDLWCRWQHEYLSRLQQRPKWLKRVEEFKEGQIVLIKTDNLPPGKWALGRIVAKHPGPDHITRVYSVKSGDSVVKRPVTKLCLLPIQIND; this is translated from the coding sequence ATGGCTACGGCGGAACAATTGATGACTGTTTTACAAGATACGGCAGGTTTACTTCAGAAAACACAAGTGAATTTAAAGAAATGCTCTAAGGCACGATTAACAAGAGGTTATGTTGAGGCGAGATTAAGCTGCATACAAGGATACTGGGCGACGTTCAAACAAACACATCAAGAACTTATTAAGGTTATGCCACGCGAACAACGAGCTGTTacgcaatattttattaacgaaGAATACTTTATTTACGAAGATTTATACTTGAACATTGAAGGCGATCTGAAAGACTTATTGAACAGCAACACAAAACAAATCAACCTCAATACAAATAACTCGGATAACCAAGTGGGAAAATTACGTCGAATTCAACTTCCAAGTTTTACCGGTGGTTATGAACAATGGCCCACTTTTAAAGATTTGTTTTTGTCAATTGTGCATAACAATGCGTCGCTTAGTAATGTACAAAAATTGCATTATTTGAAGACCAGTGTATCCGGCGAGGCAgaagcgattttaaagcacgtTCAAATTACCGAAAGTAATTATACACAAGCGTGGGACATTCTTCAAAAGCGTTATGGAAACAAAAGGTTAATAGTGAATTCTATATTGAAGCGGTTATTTATGCAAAAGAGATTAAATACTCAGTCGGCCACTAACCTGAAATCATTATTGGATACTACAACTGAATGCTTAAATAGTTTACATAATTTGAATATGGCCACCGATTCCTGGGATCCTTTAATCATTTTTCTGGTAGTGCAGAAATTGGACCCGGAGTCACACAAGGATTGGGAGGAGTACGCTCACAAGGATGATTCCGAGGAATTACCCAAGTGGACAGACTTCGTCAAATTTCTGGAAGCTAAATTCCGAACGCTAGAGCTCATCACCGCTTCTTTATCAACTCCGCGCGAAAGAAACATAGTCAAAGAGCGCACGTTCCACGCCACAGAATCGCATACAGAGAAGAGTTGTGTCATGTGTAAAGGTAATCACACACTCTCTCATTGCAAAGAATTTGCAAAGATGCTACCTAATGAGAGATGTGAATATGTAAAAAACAATAGGCTATGTTATAATTGTCTAGTACCAGGACATGCGGTTTTCAAGTGTCGATTGCCCATGTCATGCCGAATATGTCGCAAGCGCCATCATTCACTCGTCCATGTATCCAAGAGCCCGGAAACAGCAGATCAAGATAACAATACCCAACCGACGCTATCCAAGGACAACGAGACTGAACCAGGAATTCAAGCTACCGTGGCAATTGCATCACACCACACAGCTAGACATAGTGATGGCTTATTAGCAACTGCAATCGTGAACGTAAAGAGTGAGCAAGGTCACACCATTGCACTCAGGGCTCTTATCGACCCGTGCTCACAGGCATCTTTCATTAGTGAGAAAGCGGCccaattattaaaacttaaaagagAATCAACAAGAGCAAGTATAACTGGATTGGGGCCTATAAAGGCGAACGCAAATCAAGTGGTTCAATTACAGGTTTCGTCGCAATATCAAACGTCGTATTCCATACAGCTTCGAGCCTATGTGATTTCCAAGCAATTGACCACTGAAATGCCTGTGAAAACTATGAATACAAGCAATTGGTCTCACATACAAAATCTACACCTGGCCGACCCAAAGTATAACACACCAGGTCCAGTAGATCTTCTCCTTGGAGTTAAAGTATATGCACAGATTATTCAAGAAGATACACCAATAATCAAGGGTCCCCCGGGTACACCATGTGCTCAGAAAACCTACTTGGGTTGGATCCTATTTGGAGATAATGGAGAGACGGATACAAGTATACAGGAAAAATCTTTTATTACAATGCATCATCAAGTCGATGTAGATGATTTATTGAAGACTATATGGGAGGTTGAACCCGATACAAAGAGAACATTAACGGAAGAAGAACAGACATGTGaaagaatttacaaaaatacctacaaaaGAAATGAAGAAGGAAGATACATCGTCAAGCTACCTTTAAAGACAGAAGTACCAAGAGCATGTGAAGGAAATACACGAGAAATAGCACAGAACAGATTAATACAACTAGAGAGAAGATTTCTAAAAATGCCAAAGCTTAAAGAAGAATATGTAAAGGTGATTGATGATTACATCGAACAGAAGCACATGGAAAAGGTACCAACCGATGAAAGACATACAAAGAAGAGTGTATACTTAGCCCATCATGCAATTATTCGAGAAGAGAAGGAAACTACAAAAACGCGTGTCGTGTATGACGCGTCGTGTAAGGGTACCAATGGTTTCTCTTTAAACGACGACCTCCTTGTTGGGCCAGTTTTACAAGAAGATTTGAGAAGTTTGATAATGAGATGGCGTATGCACGCTGTATGCTTCGTCTCAGACATTCACAAAATGTATAGGATGATTCTAACAACTAAAGAAGATTCCGACTACCAGAGAATTTTATGGAGAAGTAGCAGCGACAAGGAAATAGAAGATTACCGTCTCCTAACAGTAACTTTCGGAACAGCTTCAGCTCCATATCTGGCAGTTAAAACGTTGCAACAGCTGGCTATAGATGAAGGAGACGAGTTTCCTGTTGCAGCAAAGATGATCACAGAAGACTTCTACGTCGACGACCTGATGTCCGGATGTGACACTATCGAACAAGCAATAGAAGCCAGCAAACAATTGCAAGAAGTTATGCAAAAAGGAGGATTTCAGCTCAAGAAATGGTCATCCAATAGTGTCGAGTTTATGCGAAGTTTGAAGCCCGAAGATAGATCAGTTAACGCACATATTGATTTAAACATGGATGGCACGATCAAGGCACTTGGTGTTCAATGGAACATGGGAACAGATCAATTCGAGTACAACCTTAATCTTCCAGAGGTAACTAATCATATCAGCAAACGAACCATTTTGTCTGACATCCAGAAACTGTTTGATCCTCTGGGCTGGATCTCACCCTGTGTCCTGATGGCTAAAATACTGATACAGAAGTTGTGGCTGGCAAAGGTGAATTGGGACGAGGAACTTAGTCAACCCTTAAAAGATGAATGGCTTCGATTAAGAGTAGACTTGAGACAGGTCAATGAGGTCCGTATTGATAGATGGCTGGACACTTTGAGCACTGAAGGAGCAAATATTCAGATACACGGTTTCAGTGACGCCTCTATCTCCGCTTACGGTGCAGCCGTTTACATTAGAGTAGAAAAGGCAGACGGTACAGTCAAAACAAGGTTAATCGCTTCGAGAACACGAGTCTCTCCAGTGAAACCTGTCTCTTTACCTAAATTGGAATTGTGTGGAGCTGTTGTGTTGGCAAAATTGTTAAGACAAGTCCGCTGTGCTATGAGAATGCCAGCTTCACAAATATTCGCATGGACAGACTCTTCCATTGTAATTTCATGGATTTTTGGCGAACCACAAAGGTGGAAAACGTTTGTGGCAAACAGAGTTGTGGAAATAACAAACAATGTTAGTCAAAACCAGTGGCATCACGTTACTTCAGAGGATAACCCCGCTGACATTGCATCTAGAGGAATGTACTTGTCAGAGTTGAAGGTTTCTAAGATATGGTGGGAAGGCCCTGAATGGCTATCTAGAAAGGAAATAGAATATAGAAGACCAAATGTCATTTCAACCGACATAGAAAGGAAAAACGTGATACAGGCAAATTTAAACGTGTATGGAAGCgagaaggagagaaaattgacAGAGCAATTTAAAGACTTTGATAATTTACAAGAATTAATAAAAACCGTAACATATTGTCGCAAATTTCTGAACGTGAAAAAACTGCAAAtagacaatttaaaattaactacTCATGACTTAGACCACACACTGCAAATATGTTTAAGACTTGTACAAAAGGAAGAATTTGGAGAAGAAATAGATAGACTAACGACGAACAAACAAGTACATAAACGGAGCACTATAAAATCTTTAAATCCCTATTTGGAAGAAGGTCTACTGAGAGTGGGAGGAAGGCTTAGACTTGCAAACATAAATAATGAAGAAAAGCATCCCTTAATATTGGGCAATAGAAACCACTTAACTCCTCTGATAATAGCCGACGCACACTTAAAGACCATGCATGGTGGAATAACACTCACGATGAGTTATTTACGTTCCAAATTTTGGATTATAAAATCAAAGAATTTAGTAAAGGCTCACGTCAATAAATGCCTTGTATGCGTCAGACAAAACGCTGCTCCAAAAGCACAGCTGATGGGAGACCTGCCAAGAGAACGAGTTACGCCTGCTAGACCATTTTTACATAGTGGCGTCGACTTTGCAGGACCTTTCACTACCCTAATGTCTAAGGGTAGAGGAGCAAAGACTACGAAGACGTATGTAGCTATATTTATATGCTTATCAGTTAAATGCATACATCTAGAGCTAGTCAGTGACCTGACTTCTGAAGCCTTTATAGCTGCCTTCAAGAGATTTGTGGCCAGGAGAGGGAGATGCAACCATTTGTGGAGTGACCAAGGAAGAAACTTTGTTGGAGCCAATAAGGAATTGATTAACGCATGGAAAGAGGCACAACTAGATTTTACAGGAGAAATTTCCGATTCCTTGGCTAAAGACGGTACGCAGTGGCATTTCATCCCCGCCTATAGTCCGAATTTTGGTGGTTTGTGGGAGGCTGGTGTAAAATCCCTGAAACATCATCTAAAAAGAATCGTCACCTCTCACCTTACCTTCGAGCAATTTGTGACAGTCCTTTGCGAAATTGAGGCATGCTTAAATTCAAGGCCGTTATGTCCAATTGATAACGACGATACAGACAGTATAGAACCCCTAACACCCGGACACTTTCTGATCGGCGAAGCACCCATAAACGTCCCATCGCCCGACTTGAAGGATGTTCGAATGAGCTCACTATCACGATGGCAGCACACACAGAAATTGGTCAGAGATCTTTGGTGCAGATGGCAACACGAGTACCTGTCACGTTTGCAACAGCGACCAAAGTGGTTAAAGAGAGTAGAAGAGTTCAAAGAGGGACAGATTGTTCTCATTAAAACCGACAATCTTCCACCTGGAAAATGGGCTCTCGGCCGAATAGTCGCTAAACATCCAGGTCCAGACCATATTACGCGAGTGTATAGTGTTAAAAGTGGTGATAGTGTGGTGAAAAGACCAGTTACAAAACTATGCTTATTACCAATACAGATTAATGATTAA